TGGGGTCGTCACGGCATCCACCGCGGCGTCCGGGTTCACCCGGCCGAAGCCCTCGTACGGGTCGCGGCCGCCGAACTCGTAGGTCGGCACGTGCGCCCGGTGGTACGGCGCGGCGGTAAAGGCCGTCTCCGTGGCCGTGGCCAGAAGCACCTGTTTGAGGCGCATCACGTCGTCGAACTCGGTCTGTGCTGGCTCGGGGAGGCGGATTGCGGTGGGTGCCTCTGTGCTCTCCATCGCCTCCGCGACGAGACCCGTCGTGCCCGTGACGTACGGCGCGGCCATCGACGTGCCCGCCTTGCCCGTGTAGTCGCGCACGTCTGCGTCGTCGTCCTCGATGTCGGAACTGAGCGCCTCTGCTGCGTTCGCGAGGTCGGTGAGCGACCCGCCGGGTGCAGTGACGTCGGGTTTCATGTAGACGCTGTCGTCGTCTTCGTCGACGCCGCCGACGCCGCCCGAGGAGTAGGCGACCAGTCCGTCGCGCGGGCCGGTCGCAGCCACGGAGACGGCCTCGTCTGCGATGCCGGGTGCACCGTTGCCGTTGGCTGGCGTCGCCGCGTTACCTGCCGCGGCGAGCGTGAGGATGCCGCCCTCTGCAATCTGTTTGATGCTCGCCGGAATATCGTCGAGGAAGCCACCAGCCGCGCCAAGCGGGAGGCCGCCGATGTAGCCCCACGACATATTGACCGCGCGCATGTTGAACGTACTCGCGAAGGATTCTGCGTGGGTGCCGAGATCTACCGTCGGGCCGGAGAGTCCCTGAAGGCCGACGAGACTCGCGTTCGGCGCGAGGCCGGCGTGCAACGAGAGGTCGCCTGTTTCGAGGCGGTCTGCGACCGTCTCGTCCGGGGCGAGGAACGCGCCGACGCGAACCGAATCCACCGTGCCTGTCGAGGCCGCCTCGCCGCCCGCGGGCCGGACGTAGCACGTGTAAGTTCCGGACTGGGTGACCGGCGCTTCGGCCACGTTGTTGTCCACGAGGCTCGTGTCGCTGCCGACCTCGGAGCTGTCGAGTTCCTCGCCGTTTGGTCCCTCGATGATGAGTTCGATGGCCTCGCCGTAGGCGCTGATGAAGACGCCCGTGCCCGCCTCCGCTGGGACGGAGTATTCGAGGAAATCACCGGCGGTGAGGACGGCGTTCGGTTCCTCTTTGACGACGGTGGTCGCGTCTACGGCGCTCGCCCGCCCGGATCCGCCCATGATGGACGAACAGTGTGACCCGTGGCCGTCGGGGTCGCGGGGTTTGTCGAGACTCCCGTAGCGCGTGCCAGCATCGTACCAGCCGACGACTTTCGGCATCGTCGAGGTGACGTCGTCTGCGTCTACGTCCGCGAAGGCGACGCTCGACGACGCCGGATACGTCGTCATTTCGCCCGTCGTGTAGACGTACCCGCCTGCGATGGTGTAGTCCGCGATGACGTTGATGTAGGATTCGACGACGAACCGATAGACTGCCTCGGGTTCGACGATTTCCAGAATCTCCTCCGGTTGTCCGGCGTTCGTAGAGGAGGCGACGCGCTGCCAACTGCCGTCTGCCTGTTGCTTGTCGAGGTAGAGTTCGAGGTCCTCGCCGGCGCTCGTGACGTCTGCGTCCTGGTTCTCCGGTTCCCAGGTCATCGTGGCGTCGATTTCGAGTTCGTTCGCTTCGTCGGGAAGCGCAGGGGTCGTGAACTCGTGGGTGGCCGTCGTCGGCGTGACGAACGTGCCCGTCGCGAGCGTGCCCGTGTACTCGTAGGTTTCGCCGTCGAGGGTGTGCTCCGTCAGGTCGTTTTCGGCCGGTCGCGTGAGTTTGAGTTCGCCGTCGCGGACGAGCGCGAGGACGCCGTTCCACGGCCCGATGTCCGGGTGGCGAGCGTCGATGCCCGAGTCGGTCAGCCCGATAGCCCGGTCGGCTCGGCCGCGATAGCCGCGCGCCCAGACCTTGCTGGCCTCTAAGACGCGGAAGTTCGCATATTCCGGATGAATGTTCGCGTGTGCTCGTACGTTGCCGGTTGCCTGTGTTCCGAGGAGGCCGGCTCCCGCCGCGAGGCCCGTCGCCTGGAGGAGTGCCCGCCGCGAAAGCTCGATGGTGGGTGTGTTTTGTTCTGTCATACGCGTTGCGCATGTCACTCGTAACCACCTGTCTAAAAAGAAATTCTGACAACTCTGTCCAAACGTGGGTCTGAACAATCGTGATAGAACCACAATGTATATCCGGTTGTACAGGAAAATCGGAGTATCAGCGGTGCAGGCAGGTATCCCGTGTCATGAAAATCATTGACAACAGTGGGGGGTTACGGGTGCTGGGAATAATGCTCGTAGTCGCATCACTTCTCGCCGTCCCGGCCACCGTCGCGGCGACGCCTGACGACCCGCTTTCTGACGACGGAACGACGACGAACACGACGACCACCGACACGCTCTCCGACACGCAGACGACCACCGAGACGACGACAACGACCGAAGCACCGACCGCGACTGACACGCTCACAGACAGCACAGAATCCACGAGCACAGCGGTCAAGGACGAGACGAGTGAGACGCTCGACGGAACGGACGAATCCGTCGAAGAAACGAGTGAAACCGTCGAGGACACCGCCACCGCAGTCGAGGAGACGGCAACGGACACGACCGACGACGCCCAGACGACCGTGACCGACACCGTCGATTCGACGCTCAATGACGCGGCATCGACCGCCGAGGACACGGATTCGACCGTCGAAGATGGGGCAAAGACCGTGACCGAGACGGTAGACGACACGCTCTCGGACACCGACGAGACCGTCGAAACGGTCACCGAGAAGATGGACGACGCGACGGAGACCGTCGCCCCCTCGCCAGATGGCACGACCGAGGTCTCACTCGGCGACACCGGAGACGCCGAACTCGACGACGGCACGGAGACGCCAGCATTGGATGCCGGCAATGAAACACCCCAACTCGATTCTGGGACGGAAACCTCACAGCTCGACGGGGACACAGAGAATCTCGAGACGGTAAGCGAACCCGTCACGGACACGGTAGCGACGGCCGGTGAGAGCGTCCCCGGCGCGGACGACGCGACGCTGAGCGAGGACGCGCCGGCCACCACGACGTTTGTCGGTGACGACGAGCAGTCAGGTGACGGTGCGGAAACTCCCGCCCCGGCGAGCGACGACGCGCGTGCGACGGCCGACGAGACTGACGAGCGCAAGGAACCCGACAGAGAGACCCCCGCACCCGCCGGCGGGGCCGCCTTCGACGGTGACTCTGGAGGCGCACAGATCGAAGGCGGCGAAAAAGACGGGCGGACGCCAACGGGCGATTCGACCGGGACCGACGGCGCACTTGCCGCGCTCTCCGCGGTCAACATCCCCGAACCAGTAGACGACGAGACGGGTATCGCCCTCGGTATCGGCGCAATCGTCACCGCCGGCGTCTTCCGCTATGGCTCCGCCGTCGACCTCTCAGGATTCGGACAGGCGGCAGGGCAGGCGACCCACCCGCTAGTGAGGACGCAAGTCAACAGGGTCACCGACGCGATAGAACGCCTGTTCCGCATTGTCGCGCCGTTCCGGTACAGTCGGTTCGATGACTCCGACCCACTCGAACACGACGGCCGCGAAGCCGTCTACGAGGTCATCAACGAGTCGCCCGGGGCGTACCTCTCGGAGGTGGCGACCCGCGCCGACATTCCGCTCTCGACGACCCGCCACCACATCCGCGTCCTCGAACGCGAGAAGTTGGTCTCGGGGGCGAAAGTCCGCGGCAAGCGCCGCTTCTACGTCTCGCAGGCCGCGGACATCGAACTCGCCGCGGCGCTTGCAGACGAGGCCACCGCGGCCGTCCTCGACGCGCTCTCGCGACTCGGCCCCTCGTCTGTCTCCGACCTGGCCGGGGACTTAGAACGCGACCCGAGCACGGTCACCCACCACCTCCAGCGCCTCGAGGAGAACGACATCGTGAAGCGCGAGCGAGAGGGCCGTGCGGTCATCAACCGACTCTCGCCTGCGGCGAAGGCGGCGCTGTCGCCCGACCTCGAACCGACGCCAGGCGAACCACAGCGCGTCATGGCCGACGGGTCGGGGCTAGAAGAACGCTGACTGCAGGAGGGAGAGCTGTTTTTCGAGGTCTTCGGGCGTGTGAACAACCTGTCCGAGGATGACCTCGTCGAACCCGAGGCGTTCGACGGCGGCGAGGTCGGCCCGCATGTCGTCTGGGGTGCCGGTGAGACAGAACTCCTGTGCGTAGTCGAAATCCCGGTCGGCCGCGAGGAAGTCCTCGAAGGCCGCCTTTTGCTCGCGATGGGCCACCTCTCGGTCGTCAGTCTCCACGACGTGGACGTACTGGAGCATCACGCGACGCAGCGAGTCGGGGTCGACGCCCCGGTCGCGGGCGTGGTCCGCGATGATGTTCCACTCGGCTTCGAGTTTTTCGGGGTTGGTCGGCCGGGCCAGCCAGCCGCCGCAGTCGAGGATTCGGTCGAGGATGGGCCGCGGGATGCGTCGGTTTCCGTCTTCGTCGCGAACCGACGACCCGCCCGCGAGCAAGTTCGGCGGCGCGTCCAGTACCGGGTCGATGCGTACGTCCTCGAACTCGTGAAATCGCCCAGAGAAAGACGCCTCTCCGGCGAACAGGCGGTTCAGTACCTCCACGGCCTCGCTGAGACGCGGCCCGCGTTCGTTGTGCGGGACGCCCGTCACCTCGAATTCTTTTGGCACGTACCCCGCGCCGAGGCCGAGGGTGACCTGCCCATCGCTCAAGTGCTGGAGCGAGAGCGCCTGCGAGGCGATGTTCGCGGTGCGCCGCAGCGGCGCGATGAGAATCGAGGTGCCGAGGTTGGCGGCGGGCGCGACGGCCGCGGCGTGCGAAAGTGCGATGAGGGGGTCTAGAAGACTGGTCCGGTACGGTTCTGGCTTCACGACGTGGTCGAGCGCCCAGAGGCCGTGAAAGCCGGCGTCGGTCGCTTCGCGGGCCCACCAGCGAATCGTCTCCGCGGGGACGCGGTACTCGCCGGTACAATGGGTTGGCAGCATACTCCCGAGGTGCATGGGTTCACAATCGGGTGTGTGGATAAGTAGCTAGCCCAGGACGCAACCGTTGCAACTTACGTCTCGAAGTACCGGTCGTGATGAGCGCGACAGCCCGGATTGAACTCCGCCTCACACGCGGGACACTCGTTCGCCGCGTCGAGGTACTCGGTGACCGTGAGTTCCGTCTCGCAGACGCCACACAGCACCGCCGGTTCGTCGAACCGGTCGCGGAGCCAGACCGTCGCCGGGTGGTCGGCCACCGCCTCGTGGCACTCGAAACACGGGTAGTACGTCTCACAGCAGGCGAACTTGAGCGCGACGACGTCGAGCGACGAGTCGTAGTGGGCACACCGCGTCGCTGCGTCCACGGCGACGCCCCTAACATCGGGCATGGGTGAGAGTTCTGCGTGGGGTGGGTTGAAGGTTCTGTCACTGCGGCCAGCTCAACGCTTTTGTCACTCGTCGAAAAATGGGAGCCATGGCCAGCTCGTCTGCATCGCTCTCTGAGCCGTACGTCCTCGCGCACACGAAACGGCGGCTCTTCCCGAACGCGGAGGACCCCCAGAGCTACGCGGTCACGGACACGCAGTTTTCGACCGGAACGTGGCTCGCGGGCGAGCAGATACGACAGGATGTGGTCGCGGAACTCGCCCCCTTCAACCACGTCCAGATTGGGAACGGCTACCCCGAC
This sequence is a window from Haladaptatus sp. QDMS2. Protein-coding genes within it:
- a CDS encoding CHY zinc finger protein; this encodes MPDVRGVAVDAATRCAHYDSSLDVVALKFACCETYYPCFECHEAVADHPATVWLRDRFDEPAVLCGVCETELTVTEYLDAANECPACEAEFNPGCRAHHDRYFET
- a CDS encoding S8 family serine peptidase, whose translation is MTEQNTPTIELSRRALLQATGLAAGAGLLGTQATGNVRAHANIHPEYANFRVLEASKVWARGYRGRADRAIGLTDSGIDARHPDIGPWNGVLALVRDGELKLTRPAENDLTEHTLDGETYEYTGTLATGTFVTPTTATHEFTTPALPDEANELEIDATMTWEPENQDADVTSAGEDLELYLDKQQADGSWQRVASSTNAGQPEEILEIVEPEAVYRFVVESYINVIADYTIAGGYVYTTGEMTTYPASSSVAFADVDADDVTSTMPKVVGWYDAGTRYGSLDKPRDPDGHGSHCSSIMGGSGRASAVDATTVVKEEPNAVLTAGDFLEYSVPAEAGTGVFISAYGEAIELIIEGPNGEELDSSEVGSDTSLVDNNVAEAPVTQSGTYTCYVRPAGGEAASTGTVDSVRVGAFLAPDETVADRLETGDLSLHAGLAPNASLVGLQGLSGPTVDLGTHAESFASTFNMRAVNMSWGYIGGLPLGAAGGFLDDIPASIKQIAEGGILTLAAAGNAATPANGNGAPGIADEAVSVAATGPRDGLVAYSSGGVGGVDEDDDSVYMKPDVTAPGGSLTDLANAAEALSSDIEDDDADVRDYTGKAGTSMAAPYVTGTTGLVAEAMESTEAPTAIRLPEPAQTEFDDVMRLKQVLLATATETAFTAAPYHRAHVPTYEFGGRDPYEGFGRVNPDAAVDAVTTPLTDKGAEVLGLNVPADSRAVAGYLTEPGVYTVDLSFSHYAGGNKGMAEENPHFDLFVYDAANPAANGEPNVVTKAQGLTGDAAVSFTLESGVYYVVAKLVNVPGAVNGYDVQAHFDLDTTRTELPFSVTGTRSDDGSVFTGGQTNQVDIELSDADGPMYVRDVVPAAWTVDTEYGDVVSVEQGDGVQYVYLTGTSGDGVESLAASYFAEAPASLEESNVYTFGDVEVLPVNRDAYAGDGWVAVAGTSDDNTVLGQST
- a CDS encoding LLM class flavin-dependent oxidoreductase, translated to MLPTHCTGEYRVPAETIRWWAREATDAGFHGLWALDHVVKPEPYRTSLLDPLIALSHAAAVAPAANLGTSILIAPLRRTANIASQALSLQHLSDGQVTLGLGAGYVPKEFEVTGVPHNERGPRLSEAVEVLNRLFAGEASFSGRFHEFEDVRIDPVLDAPPNLLAGGSSVRDEDGNRRIPRPILDRILDCGGWLARPTNPEKLEAEWNIIADHARDRGVDPDSLRRVMLQYVHVVETDDREVAHREQKAAFEDFLAADRDFDYAQEFCLTGTPDDMRADLAAVERLGFDEVILGQVVHTPEDLEKQLSLLQSAFF
- a CDS encoding helix-turn-helix domain-containing protein, with the protein product MLVVASLLAVPATVAATPDDPLSDDGTTTNTTTTDTLSDTQTTTETTTTTEAPTATDTLTDSTESTSTAVKDETSETLDGTDESVEETSETVEDTATAVEETATDTTDDAQTTVTDTVDSTLNDAASTAEDTDSTVEDGAKTVTETVDDTLSDTDETVETVTEKMDDATETVAPSPDGTTEVSLGDTGDAELDDGTETPALDAGNETPQLDSGTETSQLDGDTENLETVSEPVTDTVATAGESVPGADDATLSEDAPATTTFVGDDEQSGDGAETPAPASDDARATADETDERKEPDRETPAPAGGAAFDGDSGGAQIEGGEKDGRTPTGDSTGTDGALAALSAVNIPEPVDDETGIALGIGAIVTAGVFRYGSAVDLSGFGQAAGQATHPLVRTQVNRVTDAIERLFRIVAPFRYSRFDDSDPLEHDGREAVYEVINESPGAYLSEVATRADIPLSTTRHHIRVLEREKLVSGAKVRGKRRFYVSQAADIELAAALADEATAAVLDALSRLGPSSVSDLAGDLERDPSTVTHHLQRLEENDIVKREREGRAVINRLSPAAKAALSPDLEPTPGEPQRVMADGSGLEER